In Aegilops tauschii subsp. strangulata cultivar AL8/78 chromosome 3, Aet v6.0, whole genome shotgun sequence, one genomic interval encodes:
- the LOC109737480 gene encoding uncharacterized protein → MSSFAYQKLKKLPPPPPPASDQEDAHYAVAAAQDHYYRHAAAAIIASRRTWRSRRSSSGTGPRRRGRPLRISSLARALRRRAAAVGGRVRASVTRAVTRLKEGGPCVADLFAGNYMFLQVTPSMAAPAAAGVGKGAFLPYYLAVKGKAAGAGAVHGLIRA, encoded by the coding sequence ATGAGCAGCTTCGCCTACCAAAAGCTAAAGAAGCTCCCGCCCCCACCGCCTCCCGCCAGCGACCAGGAGGACGCGCACTACGCTGTCGCCGCCGCGCAGGACCACTACTACCGCCACGCGGCGGCCGCGATCATCGCCAGCAGGAGGACGTGGCGGAGCCGCCGGTCATCCTCAGGCACCGGGCCGCGCCGGCGCGGCAGGCCTCTGAGGATCTCGAGCCTGGCGCGGGCGCTGCGTCGGAGGGCAGCGGCCGTGGGTGGCAGGGTCCGGGCGTCGGTGACCCGGGCGGTGACAAGGCTCAAGGAGGGCGGGCCCTGCGTGGCCGACCTCTTCGCCGGAAACTACATGTTCCTGCAGGTCACGCCGTCGATGGCCGCGCCCGCCGCGGCCGGGGTCGGCAAGGGGGCGTTCCTGCCATACTACCTCGCCGTCAAGGGCaaggccgccggcgccggcgccgtgCACGGCTTGATCCGCGCCTAG